One Candidatus Cardinium hertigii DNA window includes the following coding sequences:
- the dnaA gene encoding chromosomal replication initiator protein DnaA has translation MHTESKVIWDRCLLYIRNQVSEQTYQTWFTPIVAKHFKDNVLTIQVPSQFFYEWLEEHHLSLLKQAVRQELGPTGKLAYAVVIDKGNKRQKPLLINLPTYPGPAPRSIPALASNNELLQLNPNYLFDNLIEGSCNQLAKSAAQAVAKQPGETAFNPLMIYGGVGLGKTHIAQAIGHAVQSAFPDKKIVYTASEKLTAQFIEALRGNQIHSFTAQYLTVDLFILDDIQFLSGKEKTQEFFFHIFNHLHQLKKQIVITSDAAPRNLKGLQERLLSRFKWGLTADLQRPDFETRVAIIESKMIADGITFPSDLIYYIAQHVDTNVRELEGVLISLMAHASLGKQDLNVALAQQVLKHIVQHAPTVEATIESIQQKVAASYPISLEALTSKSRKKENVAARQVAMHLIKKYTAHSLKSIGAYFGGRDHTTVMHALQVVEERLQTDAHYARLYAAIEEKIKCKQ, from the coding sequence ATGCATACAGAGAGTAAGGTTATTTGGGATAGGTGTCTGTTGTATATTCGGAATCAGGTTAGTGAGCAAACCTATCAAACCTGGTTCACGCCTATTGTGGCGAAGCATTTTAAGGATAATGTACTGACCATTCAAGTTCCCAGTCAATTTTTTTATGAGTGGTTAGAGGAGCATCATCTATCCCTATTAAAGCAGGCGGTACGTCAAGAGTTAGGTCCTACGGGCAAATTAGCCTATGCTGTTGTTATTGACAAAGGCAATAAAAGGCAGAAACCATTACTGATAAATTTGCCTACTTATCCAGGGCCTGCTCCTCGAAGCATACCAGCTTTGGCTTCTAATAATGAATTATTACAATTAAACCCCAATTATCTTTTTGATAATTTAATAGAGGGAAGCTGCAATCAGCTTGCTAAATCTGCTGCACAAGCTGTGGCCAAACAGCCAGGTGAGACTGCTTTTAATCCACTTATGATTTATGGGGGGGTAGGGTTAGGGAAGACCCATATAGCACAAGCCATTGGTCATGCTGTTCAGTCTGCTTTTCCAGATAAAAAAATAGTTTATACTGCTTCGGAAAAGCTTACTGCGCAATTTATAGAGGCTTTGCGCGGCAACCAAATACATTCCTTTACCGCACAATATTTAACGGTGGATTTATTTATCCTAGATGATATACAATTCTTATCAGGCAAAGAAAAAACGCAAGAGTTTTTTTTCCATATTTTTAACCATTTACATCAATTAAAGAAACAGATTGTCATAACGAGTGATGCAGCACCGCGCAATTTGAAGGGATTGCAAGAGCGGCTTCTTTCTAGATTTAAATGGGGGTTGACAGCAGATTTACAACGGCCTGATTTTGAGACTCGTGTAGCCATCATAGAGAGCAAGATGATAGCAGATGGGATTACGTTTCCTTCGGATTTAATTTACTATATTGCCCAGCATGTTGATACCAATGTGCGTGAACTAGAGGGTGTATTAATTTCACTTATGGCGCATGCCTCATTGGGCAAGCAAGATCTCAATGTAGCGCTTGCTCAGCAAGTGTTGAAGCACATTGTACAGCATGCGCCTACGGTTGAAGCTACTATTGAATCCATTCAGCAGAAAGTTGCTGCAAGCTATCCTATTTCCTTGGAAGCACTTACAAGCAAGTCGCGTAAAAAAGAAAATGTAGCGGCCAGACAAGTAGCCATGCATTTAATTAAAAAGTATACTGCCCATTCCTTAAAATCCATAGGTGCTTATTTTGGAGGGAGAGATCATACGACAGTTATGCATGCTTTACAGGTAGTAGAGGAACGTTTACAAACAGATGCCCATTATGCACGGCTATATGCAGCAATTGAAGAAAAAATAAAATGCAAACAATAG
- a CDS encoding anaerobic C4-dicarboxylate transporter family protein, protein MFLVGLGILLLALFLGSRLQGMSMSMIGSLGILSYMLLFNAVPADPPFPVILCIAAVLTAVGTVEAAGGLHYLVQLAESCIRKYPQRILYISPAVTYVITFLGGTNHIAYSILPVIAEVSKEIGIRPERPLSLSVIAAMHGALASPISAIMATLTGFLTGYGIDMVTICKILIPSTMGGIGIAACLISQLSSKMPAMPAAVENKTAAPTTPVNPSSLACSNRKMAQGSILLFVLGSLSILFISSFKTLRPTWEVNAIQLPLSDEVLLSLMMLSTACLIMLIYRISPKSIIQGKAFMTGVQGMFSLLGTAWLSSTFVKCNQEVLLRFVERYLSEPWQFSIMLLLMSALMGSSAATIKALFPLGLLLQIPPKILLASVIAVNGIFIIPIYPTILAAIQLDTTGSTRIGRFLFNHSFMLPGCITVVAAVCIAFALVATGIV, encoded by the coding sequence ATGTTTCTAGTAGGATTAGGGATATTGTTGCTGGCTTTGTTTCTTGGTTCTCGTCTACAGGGGATGAGTATGAGTATGATAGGAAGTCTAGGCATATTGAGCTATATGCTGCTTTTTAATGCTGTTCCAGCAGATCCGCCTTTCCCGGTTATACTTTGTATTGCTGCGGTACTTACAGCAGTAGGTACAGTAGAGGCAGCAGGTGGGTTACATTATTTGGTACAATTGGCTGAGTCATGCATCCGTAAATACCCTCAGAGAATCCTATATATTAGCCCTGCCGTAACCTATGTCATTACCTTTTTAGGTGGTACCAATCATATAGCTTATTCTATTTTACCAGTTATTGCAGAGGTATCCAAAGAAATAGGGATTCGCCCAGAGCGTCCTCTTTCCCTTTCTGTTATTGCTGCCATGCATGGTGCATTGGCTAGCCCTATATCTGCTATTATGGCTACTTTAACAGGTTTTTTAACGGGTTATGGCATAGATATGGTGACCATTTGTAAAATCTTAATTCCTTCCACTATGGGGGGAATAGGCATAGCAGCTTGCCTAATCAGTCAATTGAGCAGCAAAATGCCAGCCATGCCCGCTGCTGTGGAAAATAAAACAGCAGCTCCTACTACCCCTGTTAATCCCTCTTCTCTTGCCTGTAGCAATAGAAAAATGGCTCAAGGATCTATTCTTTTGTTTGTACTTGGGAGCCTCTCTATTCTTTTCATAAGTTCTTTTAAAACATTGCGGCCTACTTGGGAGGTAAATGCTATCCAGCTACCCCTTTCTGATGAGGTGCTTCTTTCGTTGATGATGCTGTCCACTGCCTGCCTGATCATGTTGATCTATCGTATTTCCCCCAAATCTATTATCCAAGGCAAGGCATTTATGACTGGCGTACAGGGCATGTTTTCCCTTTTGGGTACTGCTTGGTTGAGCAGTACATTTGTAAAATGTAACCAGGAAGTCTTGTTGCGGTTTGTTGAACGATATCTTTCGGAACCTTGGCAGTTTTCTATTATGCTGCTATTGATGTCTGCTTTGATGGGTAGCTCCGCAGCTACTATTAAGGCATTGTTCCCATTGGGTTTGCTATTGCAAATTCCACCCAAGATACTATTGGCTTCTGTTATAGCAGTGAATGGCATATTTATAATTCCCATTTATCCAACTATATTGGCTGCTATTCAGCTGGATACTACAGGCAGTACACGCATTGGCAGGTTCCTTTTTAACCACAGTTTTATGCTGCCAGGTTGTATTACAGTTGTAGCTGCTGTTTGTATTGCCTTTGCATTGGTTGCTACGGGAATCGTATAA
- a CDS encoding UvrD-helicase domain-containing protein has protein sequence MPMAALLLYRASAGAGKTHTLVTQYIKWALCDTAAFEHILAVTFTNQATREMKQRIMTALHSLANGEATALQKELFHMGWTHEPLQVRSRELLSRMVYQYESFAVTTIDSFFYKIVQSFSEELCLQQHFAVEMDEALALEESVALLLQSDLPLLQKWLVDFALENLLAGKRWHIAAQLQQLGKTLYKESFKLHEKALLAALEQEDVLPYFLADLQSNLLLFEEKMQKTGKKALALLEQEKLAPEDFSYGNKGIIGYFRKIAHTKDFAPTKRALLAATAVASWIPKRTTKNEQLTRVITDALHPLLVEAIALYDTEGIRYRTAIAVARFVYSFGLMAALLKELEQYRRRHNVLFLSDIATLLYQFIQENDTPFLYERIGNKFHHFLIDEFQDLSLFQWVNIKPLLLNSLAQGYDNLLVGDVKQSIYRWRGSDWRLLNHQVEAAFEGTKVHALRTNRRSHKAIVSFNNTFFSAAADQLMRYLEVTLSSAKEAAAPLRYEWEQMKRVYGDIAQQLLPTTQQGGYVELLLFKSHPLDTLSKERPNGQLRVQKEMIHLLKKLKNRSIAAKDIVLLVRNNREAALVEELCRGLYAARDGYMPAQARSLVWDHVAVKVIIYALYYLNSAEELMHKIALIQTYSNYIGQEPINWHHYIGRGREVTAIAVVLPKTFWDQKAFLQSLPLYACVELLIKILFAEEEAYNAVLAFFQGMVLDYCHTAATDTLQAFLSWWEKRGKTFPLPVNSDEDMLQIMTIHQAKGLEFKIVIIPFCNWNLDHIPQKGPLLWCAPYQQAPFHYFPVLPLHYSEMLKATYYAQDYYLEHMQAHLDNFNLLYVAFTRAKEQLYVMAPLPEQEGKLLTTADLIYRSLVACPTDKSGGLSVVETLAATVEETPIGIRFCLG, from the coding sequence ATGCCTATGGCTGCCCTATTGCTCTATCGTGCTTCTGCTGGTGCTGGAAAAACGCATACATTGGTAACCCAATATATCAAATGGGCTTTATGTGATACAGCTGCTTTTGAACATATTCTAGCGGTAACCTTTACAAACCAAGCTACCCGAGAGATGAAGCAACGGATTATGACCGCCCTGCATAGTCTTGCTAACGGAGAGGCTACTGCCTTGCAAAAGGAATTGTTCCATATGGGTTGGACCCATGAACCATTGCAGGTAAGAAGCAGAGAGCTCTTGTCTCGTATGGTCTATCAGTATGAGTCTTTTGCTGTTACTACAATCGATAGTTTTTTCTATAAAATTGTTCAATCATTTTCTGAAGAACTATGCCTACAACAGCATTTTGCTGTTGAAATGGATGAAGCATTAGCGCTAGAAGAAAGTGTAGCATTGCTCTTACAATCTGATCTTCCTCTCCTACAAAAATGGTTGGTTGATTTTGCTTTGGAAAATTTACTGGCGGGTAAGCGCTGGCATATAGCAGCGCAGCTCCAGCAGTTGGGGAAAACTTTGTATAAGGAATCATTTAAGTTGCATGAAAAAGCGTTACTAGCTGCCTTGGAACAGGAAGATGTATTACCCTATTTTCTAGCAGATTTGCAATCTAACTTACTTCTCTTTGAAGAAAAGATGCAGAAAACAGGTAAAAAAGCTCTTGCCTTGCTTGAACAAGAAAAGCTAGCACCGGAAGATTTTTCTTATGGGAATAAAGGTATTATAGGCTATTTCCGGAAAATAGCCCATACAAAAGATTTTGCGCCTACCAAACGTGCCCTCCTAGCTGCTACTGCTGTAGCCTCCTGGATTCCCAAAAGGACAACTAAAAATGAACAGCTCACACGGGTTATAACGGATGCGTTGCATCCTTTGCTTGTGGAGGCAATAGCGTTGTATGATACAGAAGGGATCCGTTATCGAACAGCCATAGCAGTTGCTCGTTTTGTTTATTCTTTTGGCTTAATGGCTGCTTTATTAAAAGAATTAGAACAGTACAGGCGTAGGCATAATGTATTGTTTCTATCGGATATAGCAACCCTGCTCTATCAGTTTATTCAGGAAAATGATACCCCTTTTCTGTATGAGCGAATAGGCAATAAATTCCACCATTTTCTTATAGATGAATTTCAAGATTTATCTCTTTTTCAATGGGTTAATATCAAGCCTCTTTTACTCAATAGTTTAGCTCAAGGATATGACAATTTATTAGTAGGGGATGTAAAGCAATCTATTTATCGTTGGAGGGGGAGTGATTGGAGGCTTTTAAACCATCAAGTAGAAGCAGCATTCGAGGGAACAAAAGTCCATGCGTTAAGGACCAATAGGCGTAGCCATAAAGCCATTGTATCTTTTAACAATACTTTCTTTAGTGCGGCAGCGGATCAACTGATGCGTTATCTAGAGGTTACCCTATCATCTGCTAAAGAAGCTGCTGCTCCCTTGCGTTATGAGTGGGAACAAATGAAACGGGTCTATGGAGATATCGCACAACAGCTGCTGCCTACTACACAGCAAGGAGGTTATGTAGAACTTTTATTGTTTAAATCCCATCCATTAGATACTTTAAGTAAGGAGCGCCCCAATGGGCAGCTACGCGTACAAAAAGAAATGATACATCTGTTAAAAAAATTAAAGAACAGATCTATTGCGGCTAAAGATATTGTATTACTGGTTCGAAACAATAGGGAAGCAGCGCTGGTAGAAGAGTTATGTAGGGGTTTGTACGCTGCTAGGGATGGTTATATGCCTGCACAGGCGAGGTCTTTGGTATGGGACCATGTAGCAGTCAAAGTAATAATATATGCCTTGTATTATCTTAACAGTGCGGAAGAGCTTATGCATAAGATAGCGTTGATCCAGACCTACTCTAATTACATAGGTCAGGAACCCATTAACTGGCATCATTATATAGGGAGGGGCCGTGAGGTAACAGCTATAGCAGTGGTATTGCCCAAAACTTTTTGGGATCAAAAAGCTTTTTTACAAAGTTTACCACTTTACGCTTGCGTTGAGCTGCTTATAAAAATTTTGTTTGCGGAAGAAGAAGCCTATAATGCAGTGCTAGCTTTTTTTCAAGGTATGGTTTTAGATTATTGCCATACAGCAGCGACCGATACGCTTCAAGCCTTTTTAAGTTGGTGGGAAAAACGGGGGAAAACCTTTCCATTACCAGTAAATTCGGATGAGGATATGCTACAGATAATGACCATACATCAAGCTAAAGGCTTGGAATTTAAAATAGTAATCATTCCTTTTTGTAATTGGAACTTAGATCATATACCTCAGAAAGGGCCCCTGCTATGGTGTGCTCCTTATCAGCAGGCGCCTTTTCATTATTTTCCTGTATTGCCCTTACACTATAGTGAGATGTTGAAAGCAACTTATTATGCTCAAGATTATTATCTAGAACATATGCAAGCACACTTAGATAATTTTAATTTGCTTTATGTAGCTTTTACAAGAGCCAAAGAGCAGCTTTACGTTATGGCCCCTTTACCAGAGCAGGAGGGGAAGCTGCTTACCACAGCTGATTTGATATACCGATCGTTGGTAGCATGTCCTACTGATAAGAGCGGTGGTCTTTCTGTAGTAGAAACATTGGCAGCAACGGTAGAGGAGACGCCTATAGGCATTCGGTTTTGTTTGGGATAG
- a CDS encoding TIGR01459 family HAD-type hydrolase has protein sequence MWGVIVEGTQTYPGVVEHINYITKHNKQVFFVYNAPVRRSALLFMLQSWHLAVNEEQIITAGSVAAHMIVNSANLWGVRYPFIYHLLEDINYLMDAEQIMLTTNIHKADLLLLTLYCDQTADLDLNQWDPVLETASIRKIPILGACPDIGIMQQGVYRYCAGYFAEKVKQWGERLSMQENLILLYTNVS, from the coding sequence ATATGGGGTGTAATTGTAGAAGGTACACAAACTTATCCTGGTGTTGTAGAACACATTAATTACATTACTAAACATAATAAGCAAGTTTTCTTTGTTTACAATGCGCCTGTACGGAGAAGTGCTTTATTGTTTATGTTGCAATCGTGGCATCTAGCGGTTAACGAAGAGCAAATCATTACGGCAGGCAGCGTAGCTGCCCATATGATTGTAAACAGTGCAAACCTATGGGGGGTAAGGTATCCATTTATATACCATCTTCTAGAAGATATCAACTATTTAATGGATGCCGAACAAATCATGCTTACAACCAACATACATAAAGCTGATCTGTTGCTGCTCACTTTGTATTGTGACCAAACAGCTGACCTAGATTTAAATCAATGGGATCCTGTATTAGAGACTGCTAGTATAAGAAAAATTCCTATACTAGGTGCTTGTCCCGATATAGGTATTATGCAGCAAGGGGTCTATAGATATTGTGCTGGTTATTTTGCTGAAAAAGTAAAACAGTGGGGGGAGAGGTTATCTATGCAGGAAAACCTTATCCTGCTATATACCAACGTGTCTTAG
- a CDS encoding HAD-IA family hydrolase: MGGEVIYAGKPYPAIYQRVLDQLPGIPKKRILMIGDTLSTDILGANQIGIDLALVLTGNATIVHNQFHSLEDKLIQLAKATQNITLHCIIQLGD, from the coding sequence GTGGGGGGAGAGGTTATCTATGCAGGAAAACCTTATCCTGCTATATACCAACGTGTCTTAGATCAACTACCTGGTATACCTAAAAAACGAATCCTTATGATAGGTGATACCCTGTCTACAGACATCCTGGGTGCCAATCAAATAGGTATTGATTTAGCGCTGGTGCTAACAGGAAATGCAACGATAGTGCATAACCAGTTCCATAGCCTGGAAGATAAATTAATACAGCTTGCCAAAGCTACACAAAACATAACACTTCATTGCATTATCCAGTTAGGGGACTAG
- a CDS encoding sodium:solute symporter family protein, translating into MTLFNNLPLVMVMAFLLLTLVVGLYYSRRVTTFREYAIGNKQFATATLVATLLATDFGGGGLLRCVEETYIQGFSWILFFLSTALGYWLLSPLLLRMGPFMQHLSLAESIGSVYGNKPRFITALSSIVCHIFYLAAQIIAMETAIKQCIGLSDSGNIEAMQKTVTVIAAFILITYSMFGGIRSVTFTDVLQFITFTAIIPLLVWFIFKITNKSMVQVISILHKEPKFQLNSCLYMDKLLGIAALFLTNLTTFIDPITIQRIYMASSPIQARKLFLYSSTFAMVIKGFITLIALLLFVKMPTLYKDQVWPYIFETLPVIFKGLIAISILAMAMSTADSMLNIGSIMVSHDIVGNIQTTKVLTDKHKLVLARLTVLIIGVCALLLVFWKRDLLSLLYLAFDFSVPIITAPFLLSVYGFRGSSRTALIGMATGIVAILAWNRCVEPITAINGAFPSMLANGLAMLAAHYLLPHPAGTGWVPPDKIYQQRQQEKARIARRSKQERDGIPSIKRMYCKEII; encoded by the coding sequence ATGACACTATTCAATAATTTACCCCTTGTAATGGTAATGGCTTTTCTGCTACTGACCTTAGTAGTAGGATTGTATTACAGTAGGAGAGTAACCACTTTTCGGGAATATGCCATAGGCAATAAGCAATTTGCTACGGCTACGCTGGTGGCTACTCTCTTGGCTACTGACTTTGGGGGAGGAGGATTATTGCGTTGCGTAGAAGAGACTTATATACAGGGATTTTCCTGGATTCTATTCTTCCTTTCCACTGCTCTTGGCTACTGGCTGCTCAGTCCTTTACTATTGCGTATGGGGCCTTTTATGCAGCATCTCTCTCTAGCAGAAAGTATAGGTAGCGTCTATGGCAATAAACCCAGGTTTATCACCGCTTTAAGTTCTATCGTATGCCATATATTTTATTTAGCTGCACAAATCATTGCTATGGAGACAGCCATTAAGCAATGTATAGGCTTAAGTGATAGCGGTAATATAGAGGCGATGCAAAAGACCGTTACGGTTATAGCTGCTTTTATACTGATCACGTATTCCATGTTTGGGGGCATTCGTTCCGTTACTTTTACGGATGTACTACAGTTTATAACTTTTACGGCTATTATCCCCTTGCTAGTTTGGTTTATATTTAAAATAACCAACAAGTCAATGGTGCAAGTAATCTCCATTTTGCACAAGGAACCCAAATTTCAGTTGAATAGCTGCTTGTATATGGATAAACTATTGGGGATAGCTGCATTGTTTTTAACTAATCTAACCACTTTTATAGACCCTATCACCATACAAAGAATTTATATGGCCTCTTCACCTATACAGGCTAGAAAATTATTCTTGTATTCTAGTACTTTTGCTATGGTAATAAAAGGGTTTATAACTTTAATAGCACTGTTACTTTTTGTAAAGATGCCTACATTATACAAAGATCAAGTTTGGCCCTATATATTTGAAACCCTTCCCGTTATTTTTAAAGGACTTATTGCGATTAGCATACTAGCTATGGCCATGTCTACAGCTGATTCTATGTTAAATATAGGTTCCATTATGGTAAGCCATGATATAGTAGGTAATATACAAACTACCAAAGTGCTAACAGATAAACATAAACTTGTGTTAGCTAGATTAACCGTCTTAATAATAGGTGTATGTGCCCTACTATTGGTCTTTTGGAAAAGAGATTTATTAAGTTTGTTGTATCTCGCTTTTGATTTTTCTGTCCCTATTATAACAGCCCCTTTCCTCTTGTCGGTGTATGGCTTTCGCGGCAGTTCCCGTACAGCCTTAATCGGTATGGCTACTGGTATAGTAGCTATCCTAGCTTGGAACCGATGTGTTGAACCGATAACTGCTATTAATGGTGCCTTTCCTTCTATGCTGGCCAACGGTTTAGCCATGCTAGCCGCCCACTATTTACTACCGCACCCAGCAGGAACTGGCTGGGTGCCTCCTGATAAGATTTACCAGCAAAGGCAGCAGGAAAAGGCAAGAATCGCAAGACGTAGTAAACAAGAAAGGGATGGAATACCTAGCATAAAAAGAATGTACTGTAAAGAAATTATATAA